The following coding sequences are from one Natrarchaeobaculum sulfurireducens window:
- a CDS encoding acetamidase/formamidase family protein, which yields MSQQEVQQELSVDEYTLGLVGPDQEWAGTVADGGTIETYTPPACWGPMITPEFRGGHEVTRPVRVENAEVGDAIALKIREIEVTSMATSTGTMREREGAFGDDPFVDHRCPDCGTEWPDSVVEGTGEDAIRCAECGANASAFGFEYGYTVAFDDDHTVGLTMDDDGAHELATDAADVMDIPENARQHPIVLYEPSEIPGTLGRLRPFIGNVGTTPPIELPDSHNAGDFGQFLIDADHDWGLESEADLEQRTDGHMDISEVRAGATLICPVKVDGGGVYVGDLHANQGDGELSLHTTDVSGTVRMDVEVIEGLDLDGPILLPNAEDLPFISKPYSNEELETGRELAAAHGVDLEEAMGPIQVIGSGATINDATQNAFDRAGSLLDMSEGEVRARCTFTGGVQVGRLPGVVQLDVLAPLEILEERGMAHLVRDQYDL from the coding sequence ATGTCACAACAAGAAGTACAACAGGAGCTGTCCGTCGACGAGTACACACTTGGGCTCGTCGGCCCGGACCAGGAGTGGGCGGGTACCGTCGCCGACGGTGGCACGATCGAGACGTACACGCCGCCGGCGTGCTGGGGGCCGATGATCACGCCCGAGTTTCGCGGTGGTCACGAGGTAACGCGACCGGTTCGCGTCGAGAACGCCGAGGTCGGCGACGCGATCGCGCTGAAGATCCGGGAGATCGAGGTGACCAGCATGGCGACCAGTACGGGGACGATGCGCGAGCGCGAGGGTGCGTTCGGCGACGATCCGTTCGTCGATCACCGCTGTCCCGACTGTGGTACCGAGTGGCCCGACTCGGTCGTCGAGGGAACCGGCGAGGACGCCATCCGCTGTGCGGAGTGTGGCGCGAACGCCTCCGCGTTCGGCTTCGAGTACGGCTACACCGTCGCCTTCGACGACGACCATACGGTCGGCCTGACGATGGACGACGACGGGGCTCACGAACTCGCCACGGACGCAGCGGACGTGATGGACATTCCCGAGAACGCCCGCCAGCACCCGATCGTGCTCTATGAACCCTCGGAGATACCCGGCACGCTGGGCCGACTGCGCCCCTTCATCGGGAACGTCGGGACGACGCCACCCATCGAACTGCCCGATTCGCATAACGCCGGTGACTTCGGACAGTTCCTCATCGACGCCGATCACGACTGGGGACTCGAGAGCGAAGCCGACCTCGAGCAGCGCACCGACGGACACATGGACATCTCCGAGGTGCGCGCCGGCGCGACGCTCATCTGTCCCGTCAAGGTCGACGGCGGCGGCGTCTACGTCGGTGACCTCCACGCCAATCAGGGCGACGGCGAACTCTCCTTGCACACGACCGACGTCAGCGGCACCGTCCGGATGGACGTCGAGGTCATCGAGGGGCTCGATCTCGATGGTCCGATCCTTTTGCCAAATGCGGAGGATCTGCCGTTTATCAGCAAACCCTACAGTAACGAAGAACTCGAGACCGGCCGCGAGCTCGCTGCCGCTCACGGCGTCGATCTCGAGGAGGCAATGGGGCCGATCCAGGTCATCGGCTCGGGAGCGACGATCAACGACGCCACCCAGAACGCGTTCGATCGCGCGGGCTCGCTGCTCGACATGAGCGAGGGAGAGGTTCGGGCGCGGTGTACGTTCACCGGCGGTGTTCAGGTCGGCCGTCTGCCGGGCGTCGTCCAGCTCGACGTGCTCGCGCCGTTGGAGATCCTCGAAGAGCGTGGAATGGCGCATCTGGTCCGCGACCAGTACGACCTGTAG
- a CDS encoding DUF7576 family protein has protein sequence MVDSTDSDPARCRHCGETLEERPQRRVVSSIEDGQVVHRQFCADDCLEAWSE, from the coding sequence ATGGTCGATTCGACCGATTCGGACCCGGCCCGCTGTCGCCACTGCGGCGAGACGCTCGAGGAGCGCCCCCAGCGACGAGTCGTCAGTTCGATCGAGGACGGACAAGTAGTCCACCGGCAGTTCTGTGCCGACGACTGCCTCGAAGCCTGGAGCGAATAG
- a CDS encoding DUF7556 family protein, which translates to MTPNVGSVGRRSADDRDVVAAIDEIDGRPQLVIADLTRDDAWVSMHETAAASLEEWR; encoded by the coding sequence ATGACACCCAACGTGGGATCGGTCGGCCGACGTTCGGCAGACGACCGCGACGTAGTCGCCGCGATCGACGAGATCGACGGTCGGCCACAGCTCGTCATCGCCGATCTCACGCGGGACGACGCGTGGGTCTCGATGCACGAGACGGCAGCCGCGTCCCTCGAGGAGTGGCGGTAA
- a CDS encoding formyltetrahydrofolate deformylase — protein MTTDIAEITVIGGDDTGLVARVTSLLFERGLNIEDLDQAVRDGVFRMYIAIDTSEMVCTEAKLRADLHTLGDDLGLDVQVRFPSDRETQQIAVLVTKESHCLEALFEAWANDDLGADIGVVVGNHDDLEPLADHYDVPFHDIGDEGGQQNEDRLLEVLSEYDVDLIVLARYMRILSPNVVFRYEDRIINVHPSLLPAFPGAEAYRQAVEEGVRIAGVTAHYVTTDLDQGPIITQRAFDVPDDADVETMKRRGQPLEADALLEAVRLHLRGDVSVHRGRTTIRENSDEYLLGLPEEVAEITPDRPIDGIGRAITDDN, from the coding sequence ATGACGACCGACATCGCCGAAATTACGGTGATCGGAGGGGACGACACTGGATTGGTCGCGCGCGTGACGAGCCTCCTGTTCGAGCGCGGACTCAACATCGAGGACCTCGATCAGGCGGTTCGTGACGGCGTCTTCCGGATGTACATCGCCATCGATACCTCGGAAATGGTCTGTACGGAAGCGAAACTCCGCGCGGATCTCCATACACTCGGTGACGACCTCGGCCTCGATGTCCAGGTTCGCTTTCCTTCGGACCGAGAGACACAACAGATCGCTGTCCTCGTCACCAAAGAGAGCCACTGTCTCGAGGCGCTGTTCGAGGCGTGGGCGAACGACGACCTCGGCGCAGACATCGGCGTGGTTGTCGGTAACCACGACGACCTCGAGCCGCTGGCCGACCACTACGACGTTCCGTTCCACGATATCGGCGACGAGGGCGGCCAGCAGAACGAAGACCGGCTGCTCGAGGTCCTGTCGGAGTACGACGTCGACCTCATCGTGCTCGCTCGCTACATGCGGATTCTCTCGCCCAACGTCGTCTTCCGCTACGAAGACCGCATCATCAACGTCCATCCATCGCTGCTCCCGGCGTTCCCCGGTGCTGAAGCCTATCGCCAGGCCGTCGAGGAGGGCGTCCGGATCGCCGGCGTCACCGCCCACTACGTGACGACCGACCTCGACCAGGGGCCGATCATCACCCAGCGGGCGTTCGACGTCCCCGACGACGCCGATGTGGAAACGATGAAACGGCGGGGCCAGCCACTCGAGGCCGACGCGCTTCTCGAGGCGGTTCGCCTGCATCTACGCGGCGACGTCTCCGTCCACCGCGGCCGCACGACGATTCGTGAAAACAGCGACGAGTACCTGCTCGGTCTTCCCGAGGAAGTCGCCGAGATCACGCCGGACCGGCCGATCGATGGGATTGGCCGTGCGATCACCGACGACAACTGA
- a CDS encoding HalOD1 output domain-containing protein: MLTVIALSETAPDELDRIYDRIDPDSLESLFVPANAAAKRNADQVSFRLGGYTVTVHASRTIIVTGSA; encoded by the coding sequence GTGTTGACGGTTATAGCGCTCTCTGAAACGGCACCCGACGAACTCGATCGAATCTACGACAGGATCGATCCTGATAGCCTGGAGAGCCTCTTCGTTCCGGCCAACGCCGCTGCAAAGCGTAACGCGGACCAGGTGTCGTTCAGGCTCGGGGGGTACACGGTTACGGTTCACGCGTCCAGGACGATCATCGTCACAGGTTCGGCGTGA
- a CDS encoding C2H2-type zinc finger protein, protein MGYNCSTCDESFQSAAGVTQHVALHHNTCAVCDEAFDEVDGLREHVHAAH, encoded by the coding sequence ATGGGATACAACTGCTCCACCTGCGACGAGAGCTTCCAGTCAGCGGCCGGCGTCACCCAACACGTCGCGTTGCATCACAACACCTGTGCCGTCTGCGACGAGGCGTTCGACGAGGTCGACGGCCTTCGCGAACACGTTCACGCGGCCCACTGA
- a CDS encoding DUF7511 domain-containing protein: MSERDAESTTADVAGEPPLPDVSPCYEAYVERRDHRPDSCTIYSSVTLEATRDRWIKAWGDAFVSREDAR, from the coding sequence GTGTCAGAACGCGACGCTGAGTCCACCACAGCGGACGTAGCAGGTGAGCCACCGCTGCCCGACGTCTCGCCGTGTTACGAGGCGTACGTCGAGCGACGCGACCACCGCCCCGACTCCTGTACGATCTACTCGTCGGTGACGCTCGAGGCGACACGCGACCGCTGGATCAAAGCCTGGGGCGACGCGTTCGTCTCGCGTGAGGACGCCAGGTGA
- a CDS encoding GTP-binding protein, with product MSDDSIPVTVLSGTLGAGKTTTLNHVLHETDRDLAVLVNDMGEVNVDADRVAESSDITDEDEELIELSNGCICCELRGDLLDAIGELTASDREFDAIVVESTGVAEPLPVAQTLTLGFDQSDLDPTEFYEETGIEPLEGCHLDTTVTVVDAHQFHEAMQSDEVLDDDGTKKHLGDLLVEQVEFCDVLLLNKCDLVDEDTLSEIEETVSVLQPRAEILRIEHGRVDPDDVIDTDRFDFEDASRSAGWMQELQEPHESAEEEHGVTSFVFEARRPFHPERFADLLDAFPEDVVRSKGHFWIATREDVAITLNVAGKSIRVAPAGRWVDALPADEREEQLEAYPQLEDAWHDRWGDRNDRLVVIGVEMDHDDLRDALEACLLTDGELEEDWSSYENRFPPFEPSAESEAEDATDGPGAETEDDQEEIGLAD from the coding sequence ATGTCCGACGACTCGATTCCCGTGACGGTACTGTCCGGAACCCTCGGTGCTGGCAAGACGACGACGTTGAACCACGTCTTGCACGAGACCGACCGCGACCTCGCCGTTCTCGTCAACGACATGGGAGAGGTCAACGTCGACGCCGACCGGGTTGCCGAATCCTCTGATATCACGGACGAAGACGAAGAGCTCATCGAGCTTTCGAACGGCTGTATCTGCTGTGAGCTGCGCGGTGACCTACTCGATGCGATCGGCGAGCTCACCGCCTCGGATCGTGAGTTCGACGCCATCGTGGTCGAGTCGACCGGCGTTGCCGAACCGCTGCCGGTCGCTCAGACGCTCACGCTCGGGTTCGATCAGTCCGATCTCGATCCCACGGAGTTCTACGAGGAGACCGGCATCGAACCGCTCGAGGGCTGTCACCTCGATACGACGGTCACCGTTGTCGACGCCCATCAGTTCCACGAGGCGATGCAATCGGATGAGGTCCTCGATGACGACGGAACGAAAAAGCACCTCGGCGACCTGCTCGTCGAACAGGTGGAATTCTGTGACGTCCTCCTGTTGAACAAGTGTGACCTCGTCGACGAGGACACCCTTTCGGAGATCGAGGAAACGGTGTCGGTCCTCCAGCCGCGTGCGGAGATCCTGCGGATCGAACACGGTCGTGTCGATCCCGACGACGTCATCGACACCGACCGGTTCGACTTCGAGGACGCGAGCCGATCCGCTGGCTGGATGCAAGAGCTTCAGGAGCCCCACGAATCGGCCGAAGAAGAACACGGCGTCACCTCGTTCGTTTTCGAGGCGCGCCGACCGTTCCACCCAGAGCGGTTCGCGGATCTGCTCGATGCGTTCCCGGAGGACGTCGTCCGTTCGAAAGGGCACTTCTGGATCGCAACCCGCGAGGACGTAGCGATCACGCTCAACGTCGCCGGAAAGTCGATCCGGGTCGCTCCAGCCGGACGGTGGGTCGATGCGCTTCCGGCCGACGAACGCGAGGAGCAACTCGAGGCGTATCCACAACTCGAGGACGCCTGGCACGACCGCTGGGGCGACAGAAACGACCGTCTCGTCGTGATCGGCGTCGAGATGGACCACGACGACCTTCGGGACGCGCTCGAGGCTTGTCTGCTCACCGACGGGGAACTCGAGGAAGACTGGTCGAGCTACGAGAACCGGTTCCCGCCGTTCGAGCCGTCAGCAGAATCGGAGGCGGAGGACGCAACTGACGGTCCAGGAGCGGAGACGGAAGACGACCAGGAAGAGATCGGGCTCGCAGACTAA
- a CDS encoding SHOCT domain-containing protein encodes MAEDRPVIHVSTAAVVVCVVVLLGSLIALAAINSGVAIILVIFAMIFGGELLDRVTTGLDVESSSQYAAESAADDDAGSALEVLRQRYAAGDLSDAEFERKLETLVATETVADVDRYVDGSGGDAEPDALEPEPELERG; translated from the coding sequence ATGGCCGAAGATCGTCCGGTAATCCACGTTTCGACGGCTGCAGTAGTCGTCTGCGTCGTCGTTCTCCTGGGGAGTCTTATCGCACTTGCGGCGATCAACTCGGGAGTCGCGATCATCCTCGTCATCTTCGCGATGATCTTCGGCGGTGAACTCTTAGACCGAGTGACGACGGGCCTCGACGTAGAGTCATCTTCCCAGTATGCAGCCGAGTCGGCTGCCGACGACGACGCGGGAAGCGCTCTCGAGGTTCTCCGCCAGCGTTATGCCGCCGGCGACCTCTCCGACGCCGAGTTCGAACGCAAACTCGAGACCCTGGTAGCGACCGAAACCGTCGCCGACGTCGACCGGTACGTCGACGGATCAGGAGGCGACGCGGAACCGGACGCCCTCGAACCCGAGCCGGAACTCGAGCGAGGGTGA
- a CDS encoding FAD/NAD(P)-binding protein, translating into MLECAIVGGGIHGTYLAQRLLEETAVERSDLRIVDPHERLLESFRRKARACEMSSMRSTFVHHVGTEPFGLEEFAEARDRGDELLPTQEYPRRPSLSLFLDHADHVIGRYDLESLHHRTSVESIQPRANDEVDGSFVLETPDGDSLVARAVVVAIGHGGRYRRPAWADGVDGISHVWDDAFDPNTAVDETTVVGGGITAAQLATTLTERESVTLLSRTELETETVEADPLWINWNHVERQLHRHPPGSRRRLDVLYSAQNRGTIPPRLVSALESAADRDALSIRQGAVRSARVVDGRVRLLLETGGCLPADRVVLATGFESVFEHPFVGHVADACGLERGYRGMPVLEDETLAWRRTTGDASRLFVTGALAAGTAGPLAGTVIGARRAADRICDSIKPPSESPVIAD; encoded by the coding sequence ATGCTCGAGTGTGCGATCGTCGGCGGTGGGATCCACGGCACATACCTGGCACAGCGACTGCTCGAGGAGACGGCAGTCGAGCGATCGGACCTTCGGATCGTCGATCCACACGAGCGGCTGCTCGAGTCGTTTCGCCGGAAAGCGCGAGCCTGCGAGATGTCTTCGATGCGGTCGACGTTCGTCCACCACGTCGGCACCGAACCGTTCGGCCTCGAGGAGTTCGCCGAAGCACGAGACCGTGGCGACGAACTCCTGCCGACGCAGGAGTATCCGCGACGCCCCTCGCTGTCGCTTTTTCTCGACCACGCCGATCACGTAATCGGGCGCTACGACCTCGAATCACTTCACCACCGGACCAGCGTCGAGTCGATCCAGCCACGAGCGAACGACGAGGTCGACGGCTCGTTCGTCCTCGAGACTCCCGACGGGGACTCGCTCGTGGCTCGAGCCGTCGTGGTCGCGATCGGCCACGGTGGCCGATACCGTCGCCCGGCGTGGGCCGACGGCGTCGACGGCATTAGCCACGTCTGGGACGACGCGTTCGATCCCAACACCGCGGTCGACGAGACGACCGTCGTCGGTGGCGGGATCACCGCAGCCCAGCTTGCAACCACGCTGACCGAGCGTGAGTCGGTCACGCTGCTCTCGAGGACCGAGCTCGAGACGGAGACGGTGGAGGCCGATCCGCTCTGGATCAACTGGAACCACGTCGAGCGACAGCTCCATCGGCACCCGCCCGGATCACGACGGCGACTGGACGTGCTCTACAGCGCACAGAATCGAGGCACGATTCCGCCGCGGCTCGTCTCGGCTCTCGAGTCAGCTGCCGACCGCGATGCACTATCGATCCGCCAGGGCGCAGTTCGCTCGGCGCGGGTAGTCGACGGTCGGGTTCGGCTGCTCCTCGAGACCGGTGGCTGTCTCCCCGCTGATCGCGTCGTGTTGGCAACCGGCTTCGAGTCGGTGTTCGAACACCCGTTCGTCGGCCACGTCGCCGACGCCTGCGGGCTCGAGCGTGGCTACCGCGGGATGCCCGTCCTCGAAGACGAGACGCTCGCGTGGCGACGGACGACTGGTGACGCGAGTCGATTATTCGTCACCGGGGCACTCGCGGCCGGAACCGCAGGCCCGCTGGCCGGTACGGTCATCGGCGCACGGCGGGCAGCCGACCGAATATGTGACTCCATAAAGCCCCCCAGCGAGTCACCGGTAATCGCCGACTGA
- a CDS encoding rhodanese-like domain-containing protein has protein sequence MSKINPPELEERLEDGTSPYVLDIRPRKDYQRMHINGSHNVPVYHDLRSGDESEFRKALSQIPQDNPVVTVCKAGIVARKATTLLENEGYEATTLAGGIRRWNGYQNNSLGYRLRATLAGLLP, from the coding sequence ATGAGCAAGATCAATCCGCCGGAACTCGAGGAGCGACTCGAAGACGGGACGTCGCCGTACGTCCTCGACATTCGCCCGCGAAAAGACTACCAGCGTATGCACATCAACGGCAGTCACAACGTCCCGGTCTACCACGACCTTCGGTCGGGCGATGAGAGCGAGTTCCGGAAAGCGCTCTCACAGATTCCACAAGACAACCCCGTCGTCACCGTCTGCAAGGCAGGAATCGTCGCTCGGAAGGCGACAACACTCCTCGAGAACGAGGGCTACGAGGCCACCACGCTCGCCGGCGGAATTCGACGCTGGAACGGCTACCAGAACAACTCGCTCGGATACCGGTTGCGGGCGACGCTCGCCGGATTGCTCCCGTAG
- the purS gene encoding phosphoribosylformylglycinamidine synthase subunit PurS produces the protein MTAYTATVTVRLKRGVLDPEAETTKQALERLGFDLEGLRSADRFEVDLEAESADDAHERASEMAERLLANPTIHDYDVEVDER, from the coding sequence ATGACCGCCTACACCGCGACGGTGACGGTTCGACTCAAACGCGGCGTACTAGACCCCGAGGCCGAGACGACGAAGCAGGCGCTCGAGCGACTGGGCTTCGACCTCGAGGGACTGCGCTCGGCCGACCGCTTCGAGGTCGACCTCGAGGCCGAGTCGGCCGACGACGCCCACGAACGGGCGAGTGAGATGGCCGAACGGCTACTGGCGAACCCAACCATCCACGACTACGACGTGGAGGTCGACGAACGGTAG
- the purQ gene encoding phosphoribosylformylglycinamidine synthase I: protein MTVAIIRFGGSNCDRDAERALAHLEIDAEIVWHEDGLPANTSGIVLPGGFSYGDYLRAGAMAAHSPIMDEVREAADDGVPVLGICNGAQVGCESSLTEGAFTTNESARFQCEHVYLRVERDDTPWTAAYEKGDVIEVPIAHGEGRYEIDDDRLAELEADDRILFRYCDEDGKTGPDVNPNGSKHNVAGVLGDRKSIAVLMPHPERVSLPDVGSTDGQGILRGFETAQ, encoded by the coding sequence ATGACCGTCGCAATAATCCGGTTCGGCGGCTCGAACTGCGACCGCGACGCCGAGCGGGCGCTCGCCCACCTCGAGATCGACGCGGAAATCGTCTGGCACGAGGACGGTCTCCCCGCGAATACGTCTGGAATCGTCCTTCCCGGGGGCTTCTCGTACGGGGACTACCTGCGTGCGGGCGCGATGGCCGCACACTCGCCCATCATGGACGAGGTCCGTGAGGCAGCCGACGACGGCGTACCGGTCCTCGGGATCTGCAACGGCGCTCAGGTCGGCTGTGAGTCGAGTCTCACCGAGGGCGCGTTCACGACCAACGAGAGCGCCCGGTTCCAGTGTGAGCACGTCTACCTCCGCGTCGAACGCGACGACACCCCCTGGACGGCCGCCTACGAGAAAGGCGACGTCATCGAGGTCCCAATCGCCCACGGCGAGGGTCGCTACGAAATCGACGACGACCGTCTCGCCGAGCTCGAGGCCGACGATCGGATTCTCTTCCGGTACTGTGACGAGGACGGCAAGACGGGGCCGGACGTCAACCCGAACGGTTCGAAACACAACGTCGCAGGCGTCCTCGGCGACCGCAAAAGCATCGCCGTCCTGATGCCCCACCCCGAGCGCGTCAGCCTGCCCGACGTCGGCTCGACCGACGGCCAGGGCATCCTCCGCGGCTTCGAGACGGCACAGTAG
- a CDS encoding DUF7521 family protein — translation MSPDAAGPTISLALAIVKTLSLIVGSLITVLAYKAYRRTRQRALGMLAVGFGLVTLGLVLAGTLYELLGVSLGMGILLESLLMLVGFVVIAYSLYVS, via the coding sequence ATGAGCCCGGACGCCGCAGGGCCGACGATCTCTCTCGCCCTCGCCATCGTGAAGACGCTCAGTTTGATCGTCGGCAGTCTGATAACCGTACTCGCCTATAAGGCCTACCGCCGGACCCGACAGCGGGCGCTCGGTATGTTGGCTGTCGGTTTTGGACTCGTCACGCTGGGGCTAGTTCTGGCCGGCACCCTCTATGAACTCCTCGGCGTCTCACTCGGCATGGGAATCCTCCTTGAGAGCCTGTTGATGCTCGTAGGCTTTGTCGTGATCGCCTACTCGCTGTACGTCTCCTGA
- a CDS encoding CDGSH iron-sulfur domain-containing protein, producing the protein MTRLVELEATGPRKLDPDDVDPEKGDVAVCQCGLSASFPFCDGTHRQTRDEAEGETYVYEDGTRTVVKRIVTSDENAPDDDGGTFGREEKADDDDEPSDSDGS; encoded by the coding sequence ATGACACGACTGGTGGAACTCGAGGCGACCGGCCCGCGAAAGCTCGATCCCGACGACGTAGATCCCGAGAAGGGCGACGTCGCGGTCTGTCAGTGCGGTCTCTCGGCGTCGTTTCCGTTCTGTGACGGTACTCACCGACAGACCAGAGACGAAGCCGAAGGCGAGACGTACGTCTACGAGGATGGCACGCGAACGGTCGTAAAACGGATCGTAACGAGCGACGAGAACGCACCCGACGACGATGGAGGGACGTTCGGGCGCGAAGAAAAGGCGGATGACGACGACGAGCCGTCCGATAGCGACGGATCGTAA